A genome region from Magnolia sinica isolate HGM2019 chromosome 8, MsV1, whole genome shotgun sequence includes the following:
- the LOC131254070 gene encoding polypyrimidine tract-binding protein homolog 3-like: MTEPSKLIHVRNVGHEISESDLLQLVHPFGVVTKLVMLRAKDQPLLQMQDMASVVNATGFRYSVPNGPNCTGFLYRCFICLLLEPF; the protein is encoded by the exons ATGACAGAGCCTTCTAAGCTTATTCATGTCCGAAACGTTGGCCATGAAATATCTGAG AGTGATCTGCTTCAGCTAGTGCATCCTTTTGGAGTTGTCACTAAGCTTGTGATGTTACGTGCCAAAGATCAG CCTCTTCTTCAGATGCAAGACATGGCTTCTGTCGTCAATGCAACCGGTTTTAGGTACTCAGTCCCCAATGGACCTAATTGTACTGGGTTTTTGTATAGGTGTTTCATTTGTTTGTTGCTTGAGCCATTCTAG